One Eretmochelys imbricata isolate rEreImb1 chromosome 22, rEreImb1.hap1, whole genome shotgun sequence DNA window includes the following coding sequences:
- the SIK3 gene encoding serine/threonine-protein kinase SIK3 isoform X3, whose translation MKMLCHPHIIRLYQVMETERMIYLVTEYASGGEIFDHLVAHGRMAEKEARRKFKQIVAAVHFCHCCNIVHRDLKAENLLLDANLNIKIADFGFSNIFTPGQLLKTWCGSPPYAAPELFEGKEYDGPKVDIWSLGVVLYVLVCGALPFDGSTLQNLRARVLSGKFRIPFFMSTECEHLIRHMLVLDPSKRLSMEQICKHKWMKLGEADAEFDRLIAECQHLKIERQMEPLNEDVLLAMVEMGLDKERTLQSLRTDAYDHYSAIYSLLCDRLKRHKNLRITAPPSMPRTMTFPTPANIQAEQAGNPVSINVPQVQLINPENQIIETDGTMNLDSDEGEEPSPEALVRYLSMRRHTVGVADPRTEVMEDLQKLLPGFPRVTPQAPFLQVAPNMNFMHNMLPMQNLQPTGQLEYKEQSLLQPPTLQLLNGMGPLGRRASDGGANIQLHAQQLLKRPRGPSPLVTMTPAVPAVTPVDEESSDGEPDQEAVQRYLANRSKRHTLAMTNPTAEIPPDLQRQLGQQSFRSRAWAPHLVPDQHRSVYKDSNTLHLPTERFSPVRRFSDGAASIQAFKAHLEKMGNNSSIKQLQQECEQLQKMYGGHMDERTLEKTQQQHMLYQQEQHHQILHQQIQDCIRPPQPSPPLQAPCENQPALLTHQLQRLRIQPSSPPPNHPNNHLFRQPNSSPPPVNSSMLQTHGAASQSQFQGMPSHSAIFQQSGNCSPPPNVALTCMGMPQPSQPQQVTIQVQEPGDMLSNNLLQGAAVAGQGMSPHPRGMSINPSANQIQMQHRANLMASLTYGHRPLSKQLSADSAESHSLNMNRYPPANYDQVHLHPHLFSDQARASPSNYSPSAGVGFPATQQALKVPQLDPFPSFPQSAPQPQPYTASALQQALLSPTPPDYSRHQQVPHILQGLLSPRHSLTGPTDVRLPPAEFAQLIKRRQQQQQQQQEFQELFRHMSQGDAGNMGTSVGQNLSERQSLSVPYPNADTYHHSSPQHLLKIRAQECIQQVSAAAAPHGYAHQPALIHSESMEEDCACEGARDSFPDNKRSNTLTKGGHENPLLLNAGGHGDPESLLGTVNQGQELGTHHYRHQPATGFSRNKVPSRVAEVMFSFIQIQTCIDLFFVILFHFFP comes from the exons ATTTTGGGTTCAGTAACATCTTCACACCTGGCCAGCTGCTTAAAACCTGGTGTGGGAGTCCCCCCTACGCAGCCCCCGAGCTCTTTGAAGGGAAGGAATATGATGGGCCAAAGGTTGACATTTGG AGTCTTGGTGTGGTCCTGTATGTGCTGGTCTGTGGTGCTCTGCCCTTCGATGGGAGTACTCTGCAGAATCTGCGGGCAAGGGTGCTTAGTGGAAAATTCCGCATTCCATTTTTTATGTCCACAG AATGTGAGCACTTGATCCGCCACATGCTGGTGCTGGACCCAAGTAAGCGACTGTCAATGGAACAGATTTGCAAACACAAGTGGATGAAGCTCGGGGAAGCTGATGCAGAGTTTGACAGG TTAATAGCAGAATGTCAGCACCTCAAGATTGAAAGACAGATGGAACCACTGAACGAAGATGTGCTCTTAGCAATGGTGGAGATGGGGCTGGACAAAGAGCGCACGCTACAG TCACTAAGGACGGATGCCTATGATCACTACAGTGCAATCTATAGCCTGCTCTGTGACCGATTAAAGAGACACAAGAATCTGCGCATTACAGCACCTCCCAGTATGCCACGGACCATGACCTTCCCCACACCAGCTAACATCCAG GCGGAACAGGCAGGCAACCCCGTGAGTATCAATGTGCCACAAGTCCAGCTCATCAACCCTGAGAACCAGATCATAGAG ACTGATGGAACAATGAACTTGGACAGTGATGAAGGGGAAGAGCCATCCCCTGAAGCCCTGGTCCGTTATCTCTCAATGAGAAGGCACACTGTTGGAGTCGCAGACCCACG CACGGAAGTGATGGAAGATCTCCAGAAGCTCCTGCCAGGCTTCCCTCGTGTCACTCCCCAGGCTCCGTTCCTGCAGGTGGCTCCAAACATGAACTTCATGCACAATATGCTGCCTATGCAGAACCTGCAGCCGACTGGACAGCTGGAGTACAAG GAGCAGTCCTTGCTGCAGCCCCCCACTCTGCAGTTGTTGAATGGAATGGGCCCTCTAGGGCGGCGGGCTTCAGACGGTGGAGCCAACATCCAGCTGCACGCACAACAACTGCTGAAGCGTCCTCGAGGCCCTTCCCCGCTCGTCACTATGACTCCA GCAGTGCCAGCAGTTACCCCTGTGGATGAGGAGAGCTCCGATGGGGAGCCGGATCAGGAAGCTGTGCAGAG ATACTTGGCAAATAGGTCAAAAAGGCACACTCTGGCAATGACCAACCCTACAGCTGAAATCCCTCCAGACTTGCAGAGGCAGCTAGGACAGCAGTCTTTTCGATCCCGGGCTTGGGCTCCACACCTGGTACCCGATCAGCACCG CTCCGTTTACAAGGACTCAAACACCCTGCATCTCCCCACTGAGCGCTTCTCTCCTGTTCGCCGCTTTTCCGACGGTGCTGCCAGCATCCAGGCGTTCAAAGCCCACCTGGAGAAAATGGGCAATAACAGCAGCATCAAACAGCTTCAGCAG GAGTGTGAGCAACTGCAGAAGATGTACGGTGGGCATATGGACGAGAGAACGCTGGAGAAGACACAGCAGCAACACATGTTGTACCAGCAGGAGCAGCATCATCAAATTCTCCATCAGCAGATTCAG GATTGTATTCGCCCACCTCAGCCATCTCCACCCTTGCAAGCTCCTTGTGaaaaccagccagctctgctcacccACCAGCTGCAGAG GTTACGGATTCAGCCATCTAGTCCACCCCCAAACCACCCTAATAATCATCTCTTCAGGCAGCCAAATAGCAGCCCCCCTCCTGTGAATAGCAGCATGCTACAGACTCATG GTGCAGCGTCTCAGTCCCAGTTCCAAGGGATGCCTTCCCACAGCGCGATCTTCCAGCAGTCTGGTAACTGTTCCCCGCCCCCGAACGTGGCACTGACATGCATGGGCATGCCGCAGCCATCGCAGCCGCAGCAGGTCACCATCCAAGTGCAAGAGCCCGGAGATATGCTCAGCAACAACCTTCTGCAAGGGGcagctgtggcagggcagggcatgtCCCCTCATCCACGAGGCATGTCCATCAACCCGAGTGCCAATCAGATCCAAATGCAGCATCGAGCTAACCTGATGGCCTCTCTCACGTATGGTCACAGGCCACTGTCCAAGCAGCTCAGTGCTGATAGTGCAGAGTCACACAG CTTGAACATGAACAGGTATCCCCCTGCTAACTATGACCAGGTGCACTTACATCCCCACCTGTTCTCAGATCAGGCCCGTGCATCCCCCAGCAACTACAGCCCATCAGCAGGGGTGGGATTCCCCGCAACGCAGCAAGCCCTGAAAGTCCCTCAACTTGACCCGTTCCCCAGCTTCCCTCAAAGTGCGCCGCAGCCGCAGCCCTACACGGCATCAGCACTACAGCAGGCGCTGCTGTCCCCAACTCCGCCGGATTACAGCCGACACCAGCAGGTACCGCACATCCTCCAAGGACTGCTTTCCCCCCGGCACTCGCTCACGGGGCCCACGGACGTGCGACTGCCCCCGGCAGAATTTGCACAGCTCATCAaacggcggcagcagcagcagcaacagcagcaagaaTTTCAAGAATTGTTCCGGCATATGAGCCAAGGAGATGCTGGGAACATGGGCACCAGCGTGGGACAGAACCTATCGGAGCGTCAGTCGCTGTCTGTGCCTTATCCGAATGCTGACACGTaccatcacagcagcccccaacaTCTCCTAAAAATCAGGGCACAAGAATGTATCCAGCAGGTATCTGCGGCTGCGGCACCCCATGGGTATGCACACCAGCCAGCTCTGATCCATTCGGAGAGCATGGAGGAGGACTGTGCATGTGAGGGTGCCAGGGACAGCTTTCCGGACAATAAGCGTTCAAATACATTGACCAAAGGTGGCCATGAGAACCCACTGCTTTTAAATGCAGGTGGGCATGGGGACCCAGAATCTCTGCTAGGAACTGTTAATCAGGGGCAGGAATTGGGGACGCATCATTACAGACATCAGCCAGCTACCGGATTCAGTAGGAATAAGGTGCCCAGCAGAG TGGCAGAAGTGATGTTCTCCTTTATACAAATTCAGACATGCATAGATCTCTTCTTTGtcattctttttcatttcttCCCTTGA
- the SIK3 gene encoding serine/threonine-protein kinase SIK3 isoform X4, with amino-acid sequence MKMLCHPHIIRLYQVMETERMIYLVTEYASGGEIFDHLVAHGRMAEKEARRKFKQIVAAVHFCHCCNIVHRDLKAENLLLDANLNIKIADFGFSNIFTPGQLLKTWCGSPPYAAPELFEGKEYDGPKVDIWSLGVVLYVLVCGALPFDGSTLQNLRARVLSGKFRIPFFMSTECEHLIRHMLVLDPSKRLSMEQICKHKWMKLGEADAEFDRLIAECQHLKIERQMEPLNEDVLLAMVEMGLDKERTLQSLRTDAYDHYSAIYSLLCDRLKRHKNLRITAPPSMPRTMTFPTPANIQAEQAGNPVSINVPQVQLINPENQIIETDGTMNLDSDEGEEPSPEALVRYLSMRRHTVGVADPRTEVMEDLQKLLPGFPRVTPQAPFLQVAPNMNFMHNMLPMQNLQPTGQLEYKEQSLLQPPTLQLLNGMGPLGRRASDGGANIQLHAQQLLKRPRGPSPLVTMTPAVPAVTPVDEESSDGEPDQEAVQSSVYKDSNTLHLPTERFSPVRRFSDGAASIQAFKAHLEKMGNNSSIKQLQQECEQLQKMYGGHMDERTLEKTQQQHMLYQQEQHHQILHQQIQDCIRPPQPSPPLQAPCENQPALLTHQLQRLRIQPSSPPPNHPNNHLFRQPNSSPPPVNSSMLQTHGAASQSQFQGMPSHSAIFQQSGNCSPPPNVALTCMGMPQPSQPQQVTIQVQEPGDMLSNNLLQGAAVAGQGMSPHPRGMSINPSANQIQMQHRANLMASLTYGHRPLSKQLSADSAESHSLNMNRYPPANYDQVHLHPHLFSDQARASPSNYSPSAGVGFPATQQALKVPQLDPFPSFPQSAPQPQPYTASALQQALLSPTPPDYSRHQQVPHILQGLLSPRHSLTGPTDVRLPPAEFAQLIKRRQQQQQQQQEFQELFRHMSQGDAGNMGTSVGQNLSERQSLSVPYPNADTYHHSSPQHLLKIRAQECIQQVSAAAAPHGYAHQPALIHSESMEEDCACEGARDSFPDNKRSNTLTKGGHENPLLLNAGGHGDPESLLGTVNQGQELGTHHYRHQPATGFSRNKVPSRESIVGNCMDRSSPGQAMEMPSHNGLGYSARPASIEHHRPRTLQRHHTIQNSDDAYVQLDNLPGMSLMAGKALSSARMSDAVLSQSSLMASQQLHARESEGKDFPGAEKASFRDCGESLEGQEHPNLADGSQHLNTSCYPSTCITDVLLSYKHPEVPFGMEQAGV; translated from the exons ATTTTGGGTTCAGTAACATCTTCACACCTGGCCAGCTGCTTAAAACCTGGTGTGGGAGTCCCCCCTACGCAGCCCCCGAGCTCTTTGAAGGGAAGGAATATGATGGGCCAAAGGTTGACATTTGG AGTCTTGGTGTGGTCCTGTATGTGCTGGTCTGTGGTGCTCTGCCCTTCGATGGGAGTACTCTGCAGAATCTGCGGGCAAGGGTGCTTAGTGGAAAATTCCGCATTCCATTTTTTATGTCCACAG AATGTGAGCACTTGATCCGCCACATGCTGGTGCTGGACCCAAGTAAGCGACTGTCAATGGAACAGATTTGCAAACACAAGTGGATGAAGCTCGGGGAAGCTGATGCAGAGTTTGACAGG TTAATAGCAGAATGTCAGCACCTCAAGATTGAAAGACAGATGGAACCACTGAACGAAGATGTGCTCTTAGCAATGGTGGAGATGGGGCTGGACAAAGAGCGCACGCTACAG TCACTAAGGACGGATGCCTATGATCACTACAGTGCAATCTATAGCCTGCTCTGTGACCGATTAAAGAGACACAAGAATCTGCGCATTACAGCACCTCCCAGTATGCCACGGACCATGACCTTCCCCACACCAGCTAACATCCAG GCGGAACAGGCAGGCAACCCCGTGAGTATCAATGTGCCACAAGTCCAGCTCATCAACCCTGAGAACCAGATCATAGAG ACTGATGGAACAATGAACTTGGACAGTGATGAAGGGGAAGAGCCATCCCCTGAAGCCCTGGTCCGTTATCTCTCAATGAGAAGGCACACTGTTGGAGTCGCAGACCCACG CACGGAAGTGATGGAAGATCTCCAGAAGCTCCTGCCAGGCTTCCCTCGTGTCACTCCCCAGGCTCCGTTCCTGCAGGTGGCTCCAAACATGAACTTCATGCACAATATGCTGCCTATGCAGAACCTGCAGCCGACTGGACAGCTGGAGTACAAG GAGCAGTCCTTGCTGCAGCCCCCCACTCTGCAGTTGTTGAATGGAATGGGCCCTCTAGGGCGGCGGGCTTCAGACGGTGGAGCCAACATCCAGCTGCACGCACAACAACTGCTGAAGCGTCCTCGAGGCCCTTCCCCGCTCGTCACTATGACTCCA GCAGTGCCAGCAGTTACCCCTGTGGATGAGGAGAGCTCCGATGGGGAGCCGGATCAGGAAGCTGTGCAGAG CTCCGTTTACAAGGACTCAAACACCCTGCATCTCCCCACTGAGCGCTTCTCTCCTGTTCGCCGCTTTTCCGACGGTGCTGCCAGCATCCAGGCGTTCAAAGCCCACCTGGAGAAAATGGGCAATAACAGCAGCATCAAACAGCTTCAGCAG GAGTGTGAGCAACTGCAGAAGATGTACGGTGGGCATATGGACGAGAGAACGCTGGAGAAGACACAGCAGCAACACATGTTGTACCAGCAGGAGCAGCATCATCAAATTCTCCATCAGCAGATTCAG GATTGTATTCGCCCACCTCAGCCATCTCCACCCTTGCAAGCTCCTTGTGaaaaccagccagctctgctcacccACCAGCTGCAGAG GTTACGGATTCAGCCATCTAGTCCACCCCCAAACCACCCTAATAATCATCTCTTCAGGCAGCCAAATAGCAGCCCCCCTCCTGTGAATAGCAGCATGCTACAGACTCATG GTGCAGCGTCTCAGTCCCAGTTCCAAGGGATGCCTTCCCACAGCGCGATCTTCCAGCAGTCTGGTAACTGTTCCCCGCCCCCGAACGTGGCACTGACATGCATGGGCATGCCGCAGCCATCGCAGCCGCAGCAGGTCACCATCCAAGTGCAAGAGCCCGGAGATATGCTCAGCAACAACCTTCTGCAAGGGGcagctgtggcagggcagggcatgtCCCCTCATCCACGAGGCATGTCCATCAACCCGAGTGCCAATCAGATCCAAATGCAGCATCGAGCTAACCTGATGGCCTCTCTCACGTATGGTCACAGGCCACTGTCCAAGCAGCTCAGTGCTGATAGTGCAGAGTCACACAG CTTGAACATGAACAGGTATCCCCCTGCTAACTATGACCAGGTGCACTTACATCCCCACCTGTTCTCAGATCAGGCCCGTGCATCCCCCAGCAACTACAGCCCATCAGCAGGGGTGGGATTCCCCGCAACGCAGCAAGCCCTGAAAGTCCCTCAACTTGACCCGTTCCCCAGCTTCCCTCAAAGTGCGCCGCAGCCGCAGCCCTACACGGCATCAGCACTACAGCAGGCGCTGCTGTCCCCAACTCCGCCGGATTACAGCCGACACCAGCAGGTACCGCACATCCTCCAAGGACTGCTTTCCCCCCGGCACTCGCTCACGGGGCCCACGGACGTGCGACTGCCCCCGGCAGAATTTGCACAGCTCATCAaacggcggcagcagcagcagcaacagcagcaagaaTTTCAAGAATTGTTCCGGCATATGAGCCAAGGAGATGCTGGGAACATGGGCACCAGCGTGGGACAGAACCTATCGGAGCGTCAGTCGCTGTCTGTGCCTTATCCGAATGCTGACACGTaccatcacagcagcccccaacaTCTCCTAAAAATCAGGGCACAAGAATGTATCCAGCAGGTATCTGCGGCTGCGGCACCCCATGGGTATGCACACCAGCCAGCTCTGATCCATTCGGAGAGCATGGAGGAGGACTGTGCATGTGAGGGTGCCAGGGACAGCTTTCCGGACAATAAGCGTTCAAATACATTGACCAAAGGTGGCCATGAGAACCCACTGCTTTTAAATGCAGGTGGGCATGGGGACCCAGAATCTCTGCTAGGAACTGTTAATCAGGGGCAGGAATTGGGGACGCATCATTACAGACATCAGCCAGCTACCGGATTCAGTAGGAATAAGGTGCCCAGCAGAG AATCCATTGTAGGGAATTGTATGGACAGAAGTTCTCCAGGACAAGCTATGGAGATGCCCAGTCATAATGGATTGGGTTATTCTGCAAGACCAGCTTCCATTGAACACCACAGACCCAGGACTCTGCAGAGACATCACACCATACAGAACAGCGATGATGCCTAT GTCCAGTTGGATAACTTGCCTGGAATGAGTTTAATGGCTGGAAAAGCACTAAGCTCTGCTCGGATGTCTGATGCAGTACTCAGCCAGTCATCGCTCATGGCCAGCCAGCAGCTACATGCCAGGGAGAGCGAGGGTAAGGACTTCCCTGGGGCTGAAAAGGCATCTTTCAGAG ACTGTGGGGAAAGTTTGGAAGGTCAAGAGCATCCAAATCTAGCTGATGGCAGCCAGCATTTAAACACCTCTTGTTATCCATCTACGTGTATTACAGACGTCCTCCTGAGCTACAAGCACCCGGAGGTGCCCTTTGGgatggagcaggctggggtgtaG
- the SIK3 gene encoding serine/threonine-protein kinase SIK3 isoform X1 produces the protein MKMLCHPHIIRLYQVMETERMIYLVTEYASGGEIFDHLVAHGRMAEKEARRKFKQIVAAVHFCHCCNIVHRDLKAENLLLDANLNIKIADFGFSNIFTPGQLLKTWCGSPPYAAPELFEGKEYDGPKVDIWSLGVVLYVLVCGALPFDGSTLQNLRARVLSGKFRIPFFMSTECEHLIRHMLVLDPSKRLSMEQICKHKWMKLGEADAEFDRLIAECQHLKIERQMEPLNEDVLLAMVEMGLDKERTLQSLRTDAYDHYSAIYSLLCDRLKRHKNLRITAPPSMPRTMTFPTPANIQAEQAGNPVSINVPQVQLINPENQIIETDGTMNLDSDEGEEPSPEALVRYLSMRRHTVGVADPRTEVMEDLQKLLPGFPRVTPQAPFLQVAPNMNFMHNMLPMQNLQPTGQLEYKEQSLLQPPTLQLLNGMGPLGRRASDGGANIQLHAQQLLKRPRGPSPLVTMTPAVPAVTPVDEESSDGEPDQEAVQRYLANRSKRHTLAMTNPTAEIPPDLQRQLGQQSFRSRAWAPHLVPDQHRSVYKDSNTLHLPTERFSPVRRFSDGAASIQAFKAHLEKMGNNSSIKQLQQECEQLQKMYGGHMDERTLEKTQQQHMLYQQEQHHQILHQQIQDCIRPPQPSPPLQAPCENQPALLTHQLQRLRIQPSSPPPNHPNNHLFRQPNSSPPPVNSSMLQTHGAASQSQFQGMPSHSAIFQQSGNCSPPPNVALTCMGMPQPSQPQQVTIQVQEPGDMLSNNLLQGAAVAGQGMSPHPRGMSINPSANQIQMQHRANLMASLTYGHRPLSKQLSADSAESHSLNMNRYPPANYDQVHLHPHLFSDQARASPSNYSPSAGVGFPATQQALKVPQLDPFPSFPQSAPQPQPYTASALQQALLSPTPPDYSRHQQVPHILQGLLSPRHSLTGPTDVRLPPAEFAQLIKRRQQQQQQQQEFQELFRHMSQGDAGNMGTSVGQNLSERQSLSVPYPNADTYHHSSPQHLLKIRAQECIQQVSAAAAPHGYAHQPALIHSESMEEDCACEGARDSFPDNKRSNTLTKGGHENPLLLNAGGHGDPESLLGTVNQGQELGTHHYRHQPATGFSRNKVPSRESIVGNCMDRSSPGQAMEMPSHNGLGYSARPASIEHHRPRTLQRHHTIQNSDDAYVQLDNLPGMSLMAGKALSSARMSDAVLSQSSLMASQQLHARESEGKDFPGAEKASFRDCGESLEGQEHPNLADGSQHLNTSCYPSTCITDVLLSYKHPEVPFGMEQAGV, from the exons ATTTTGGGTTCAGTAACATCTTCACACCTGGCCAGCTGCTTAAAACCTGGTGTGGGAGTCCCCCCTACGCAGCCCCCGAGCTCTTTGAAGGGAAGGAATATGATGGGCCAAAGGTTGACATTTGG AGTCTTGGTGTGGTCCTGTATGTGCTGGTCTGTGGTGCTCTGCCCTTCGATGGGAGTACTCTGCAGAATCTGCGGGCAAGGGTGCTTAGTGGAAAATTCCGCATTCCATTTTTTATGTCCACAG AATGTGAGCACTTGATCCGCCACATGCTGGTGCTGGACCCAAGTAAGCGACTGTCAATGGAACAGATTTGCAAACACAAGTGGATGAAGCTCGGGGAAGCTGATGCAGAGTTTGACAGG TTAATAGCAGAATGTCAGCACCTCAAGATTGAAAGACAGATGGAACCACTGAACGAAGATGTGCTCTTAGCAATGGTGGAGATGGGGCTGGACAAAGAGCGCACGCTACAG TCACTAAGGACGGATGCCTATGATCACTACAGTGCAATCTATAGCCTGCTCTGTGACCGATTAAAGAGACACAAGAATCTGCGCATTACAGCACCTCCCAGTATGCCACGGACCATGACCTTCCCCACACCAGCTAACATCCAG GCGGAACAGGCAGGCAACCCCGTGAGTATCAATGTGCCACAAGTCCAGCTCATCAACCCTGAGAACCAGATCATAGAG ACTGATGGAACAATGAACTTGGACAGTGATGAAGGGGAAGAGCCATCCCCTGAAGCCCTGGTCCGTTATCTCTCAATGAGAAGGCACACTGTTGGAGTCGCAGACCCACG CACGGAAGTGATGGAAGATCTCCAGAAGCTCCTGCCAGGCTTCCCTCGTGTCACTCCCCAGGCTCCGTTCCTGCAGGTGGCTCCAAACATGAACTTCATGCACAATATGCTGCCTATGCAGAACCTGCAGCCGACTGGACAGCTGGAGTACAAG GAGCAGTCCTTGCTGCAGCCCCCCACTCTGCAGTTGTTGAATGGAATGGGCCCTCTAGGGCGGCGGGCTTCAGACGGTGGAGCCAACATCCAGCTGCACGCACAACAACTGCTGAAGCGTCCTCGAGGCCCTTCCCCGCTCGTCACTATGACTCCA GCAGTGCCAGCAGTTACCCCTGTGGATGAGGAGAGCTCCGATGGGGAGCCGGATCAGGAAGCTGTGCAGAG ATACTTGGCAAATAGGTCAAAAAGGCACACTCTGGCAATGACCAACCCTACAGCTGAAATCCCTCCAGACTTGCAGAGGCAGCTAGGACAGCAGTCTTTTCGATCCCGGGCTTGGGCTCCACACCTGGTACCCGATCAGCACCG CTCCGTTTACAAGGACTCAAACACCCTGCATCTCCCCACTGAGCGCTTCTCTCCTGTTCGCCGCTTTTCCGACGGTGCTGCCAGCATCCAGGCGTTCAAAGCCCACCTGGAGAAAATGGGCAATAACAGCAGCATCAAACAGCTTCAGCAG GAGTGTGAGCAACTGCAGAAGATGTACGGTGGGCATATGGACGAGAGAACGCTGGAGAAGACACAGCAGCAACACATGTTGTACCAGCAGGAGCAGCATCATCAAATTCTCCATCAGCAGATTCAG GATTGTATTCGCCCACCTCAGCCATCTCCACCCTTGCAAGCTCCTTGTGaaaaccagccagctctgctcacccACCAGCTGCAGAG GTTACGGATTCAGCCATCTAGTCCACCCCCAAACCACCCTAATAATCATCTCTTCAGGCAGCCAAATAGCAGCCCCCCTCCTGTGAATAGCAGCATGCTACAGACTCATG GTGCAGCGTCTCAGTCCCAGTTCCAAGGGATGCCTTCCCACAGCGCGATCTTCCAGCAGTCTGGTAACTGTTCCCCGCCCCCGAACGTGGCACTGACATGCATGGGCATGCCGCAGCCATCGCAGCCGCAGCAGGTCACCATCCAAGTGCAAGAGCCCGGAGATATGCTCAGCAACAACCTTCTGCAAGGGGcagctgtggcagggcagggcatgtCCCCTCATCCACGAGGCATGTCCATCAACCCGAGTGCCAATCAGATCCAAATGCAGCATCGAGCTAACCTGATGGCCTCTCTCACGTATGGTCACAGGCCACTGTCCAAGCAGCTCAGTGCTGATAGTGCAGAGTCACACAG CTTGAACATGAACAGGTATCCCCCTGCTAACTATGACCAGGTGCACTTACATCCCCACCTGTTCTCAGATCAGGCCCGTGCATCCCCCAGCAACTACAGCCCATCAGCAGGGGTGGGATTCCCCGCAACGCAGCAAGCCCTGAAAGTCCCTCAACTTGACCCGTTCCCCAGCTTCCCTCAAAGTGCGCCGCAGCCGCAGCCCTACACGGCATCAGCACTACAGCAGGCGCTGCTGTCCCCAACTCCGCCGGATTACAGCCGACACCAGCAGGTACCGCACATCCTCCAAGGACTGCTTTCCCCCCGGCACTCGCTCACGGGGCCCACGGACGTGCGACTGCCCCCGGCAGAATTTGCACAGCTCATCAaacggcggcagcagcagcagcaacagcagcaagaaTTTCAAGAATTGTTCCGGCATATGAGCCAAGGAGATGCTGGGAACATGGGCACCAGCGTGGGACAGAACCTATCGGAGCGTCAGTCGCTGTCTGTGCCTTATCCGAATGCTGACACGTaccatcacagcagcccccaacaTCTCCTAAAAATCAGGGCACAAGAATGTATCCAGCAGGTATCTGCGGCTGCGGCACCCCATGGGTATGCACACCAGCCAGCTCTGATCCATTCGGAGAGCATGGAGGAGGACTGTGCATGTGAGGGTGCCAGGGACAGCTTTCCGGACAATAAGCGTTCAAATACATTGACCAAAGGTGGCCATGAGAACCCACTGCTTTTAAATGCAGGTGGGCATGGGGACCCAGAATCTCTGCTAGGAACTGTTAATCAGGGGCAGGAATTGGGGACGCATCATTACAGACATCAGCCAGCTACCGGATTCAGTAGGAATAAGGTGCCCAGCAGAG AATCCATTGTAGGGAATTGTATGGACAGAAGTTCTCCAGGACAAGCTATGGAGATGCCCAGTCATAATGGATTGGGTTATTCTGCAAGACCAGCTTCCATTGAACACCACAGACCCAGGACTCTGCAGAGACATCACACCATACAGAACAGCGATGATGCCTAT GTCCAGTTGGATAACTTGCCTGGAATGAGTTTAATGGCTGGAAAAGCACTAAGCTCTGCTCGGATGTCTGATGCAGTACTCAGCCAGTCATCGCTCATGGCCAGCCAGCAGCTACATGCCAGGGAGAGCGAGGGTAAGGACTTCCCTGGGGCTGAAAAGGCATCTTTCAGAG ACTGTGGGGAAAGTTTGGAAGGTCAAGAGCATCCAAATCTAGCTGATGGCAGCCAGCATTTAAACACCTCTTGTTATCCATCTACGTGTATTACAGACGTCCTCCTGAGCTACAAGCACCCGGAGGTGCCCTTTGGgatggagcaggctggggtgtaG